Below is a window of Thunnus maccoyii chromosome 16, fThuMac1.1, whole genome shotgun sequence DNA.
TGTTTCCTTTCTCTTTGTACCAGACCTGATTTAAATAGTGTTTGCTAATACTTTCTGTTCTCAGTTTTAGGCTTGTTTGGTGGAGTTTTTGGCATATTACGGTTCAAAGTGTGCCAGAGGGTTCAGACAATCACATACTTTTCTGTGACTGTCAGCATGCTTGGCACTATCTAAACCTCACCCATCTGTCAGCCTAAAACTGAAATACTATTTGACGCAGGTCTGACTTTGTCTCCCGTACAATCTCTCCATGTGCCAGTTACGTGTCTGTAATGAATTAACACTCCCATAGCTCTTGAAGTGGACAGAAATTGATAGTGCTCATCCGCCCTTCCTTAGCAGGTTCATTCAGGAGAATTTAAAGACATTGTAACAACGGTTTCTGGTTCTCTAAGTAGTTTACACTCAGTGTGCTTTTTGCAACTGTAAACCTCTTAAGTTTcaccttttttatttctcataattTTCCATAAGTTGAGGGAGTCTTACTTTTTAGATAATTTTTGGTTATTTCTGGTGTATCTAGGGTTATGTAAACATACAATATACTTTATAGCAGTTACTTCCTTTtgttgtgaaaaacaaacatcctgCCAGAACATCTGAACAATCATAGCATCAATTTAGAACAATATAGAGTTCTGTTTTAGTTAGTTCCTCCTTCAGTATTAATTTAAGGgcatttaaatgataatttagGTAACAAACTCTAATCGCTCCAGTCTACAAAGGACAAAAACACTAAGACCATTTGACAAGTGTCACTAAGACTTAAGTATGATGTGTTGTACCTTCTCTTGTGCACATGAACAAGCTGGCAGAAACCTTCTGGTGTTTATCTTGCTGCAGATTTGTCTCTGTTATTCTGTCATCAGATCACATCTTTGCGTCTGTGTTTAGAGAAGAAACAGTGTGATTTTGTGGGTAAAAGTGTATTCAGCCTTTGACCTGCATATTTGTTACAATGATATCACACATTAGATAACAATATTTCCACTGAAACATTCCAGACTGAACAGTTTATACAAGAAACCTCTCTAGTCTCTAGTGACCATGACAGTCTtgaaaacactgcacacaggGGCGGCATCACCTGCCCTCTTTTTAATCTACTGGGCTACTCTGTATACGTGGGTTACTGTGTCTTTATGGAGATTGTTAGCTATTATTGTGCATTATAGCTATTACTGTTATTAGTGTTTCTGAATGTTGTGCTTAATTCTGATGTAAAGCCACTTTGATTGCTTTATGGTGGTCGTAGCCTCAAGATGCTCCATGTTGAGGATGATGGCTGCGACTTCTCCAAATGCCAGTTGTGCTTAATATTTAGACTTTGGTGGGTAAAAAAGACAGCATCTGgaccattttcattttccataCAGATCAGGGTTTGACCAATATAGTTTTGTGAaggctgatactgatatttgTGTATTGAATGTGCCAGCAGCTCATATTTTGTGCCAATATCTAATATTAACAGCGCAGTCTGTAAGTATTTATAtgagtttcacattttttattgtgttggaTTAGAATTATATCATATGGAGCCTGAAATCAAACATTGACTGAGGTTAAAATGCCAAATTATAGCCTTCAGCACTTTTCAAACGCAATGTGCTGGAATAAAgggttaaaacaacaaaaaatgtgtcactATTAAACACTTATGGActcaattttgtttttatttggctGTATTTGTGCCCCAAAACTACATTTTTTCCTGCTGAATTATATTCGTCTGAGGGTGGAAAATCCTCTAAAACAGCACACTAAAACTCCAAACTAATTCTAGTAAGGATTAGCAGCTTTTAACAGCAGGGCGACCAGCCCTAGATATTctaaaagtacataaaatgtACTTATAATGTACTAATAAAATTGTATCGCAGGTGCTACTGTCCTGGTTTTATGTGACTGATGAAGGAAAAACCTCCATCTTACCAGTGGTGGCAGTTTTCCGATTCTTAATAAAAGCTTAATATCAGCTCGGTATATTGGTCTGACCCTAATAAAGAATAATAGAAACAAATGAATTCCACGTGTTCGCTCGTCAGTGTCGTCTCTTATTGAGAAACTTTGGAAACGTTTAAGGGCGGGTTGTGGCTCATTTATTGCCTCAAGGCAGGAAATCGCCACATAATGTATGATGTTGTACTGCGACAGTAAGTCTACATACCAATGCCTTGTCTTAaaatttttgtcatatttatgtctttaaaaaaatcatgaggccaaaatgaaaacatgactcaaatattttttttgtgagaaaaacagaGGGTGATTGAAAAAGCTTTGTTGGGGgactttaatgtatttttgttttaagacactaTTTCTTTTTTGACTTTCTGATCTGTAATGTCCAAGAGACATCAGCTGTCTAAGTACAATGATAGAAACAGTCCGACTCAAATTATGCACAGTCACACCTCTTCATGTGGATCAATAATTGACAGCAAATTAAGACAATAATCTTTCATGCTTTACAGGTCAGGACAGGGTTTAGTTCAACAGTCACAATGATATATAGCTAATCATTGGTTTTGTCATCTACTGATAACATCAAAGCaacgaaaagaaaaaaaattaatcttTGATTGATTCTCATGTTCATAATGGTTTCTGTTCTTACTTGAACTGAGGTTGTACACAATCCTTTATTGGTAAATGTAAAGTTTTATAACCCTAAGACCTGCAAAATCCTTTCAACTGtggtaaattttaaaaaaaaatgcacagtcTGAAATCAAGTGTATCTTTTGACAAAATTTTTGACAAAAGCAATACAGGCTAACTTTTAAACTTtgtatttcatttgaaatatgtgCAATGTACTGATTTCAAtgtgaatataaaaacatgtttagcTGTTATCTGTTTCAAAAGGAAATTCTTTAAACCTCTAAAATGTGGAGAGCTACTGTAAATGAAGAGCACGctttaatgtgtgtaatgtctGAACAGTTTGCATAAGCCTGACAGAAGTTTTATAATGACACATTCAAGAATTTGCTGCTCTGTTGCATGCATTCTTCGTAGAATAGAGAATATATCTTAAATTATTAATACACTTGCACCTCAAACATTGGTCTCAGCTGCGTTGTTACTCTATCTGAAATATTTATGTACCCAGGGTCCTTTTTTGATTAAAGAAAACCTCTGCTGCTTATGTTTTCATGGAAATGGGATGTAAAGGACAGTACATTGATCATGTGTCAAAAACAATCTCCCCGGTAGTTTTCTTTGGTTTTGAGCCATGCATTTGGTTATGTCCTGTGGATCTGATAGATTTCCCTCTTATGTGGTGAACCTGTTGTATATTTGGCCTCTTGAGTCTTTTTCTTAAACTGCAAATGTGTTGTTTAGCTTTTGGTGTCCTCTGATCAAATGCCTActattctgttttctctcctttttaataaaaacacacctggAACATGTATCATAACCAGCTGCCTCATGGCATCAGTGAAACTTGagatatttgtatttttcccaTACTTTATAAAGCGTCTATTTGTCCCTATTGTCCAAATAAAACGTCAGTGATGTTTACCCTTCTGTTTCCCCGAGACTGCTGTTTTCTGTGAATATGCTACTTATATTTTGTCCAGCTGGTCAGATGAAAACAGTGGACTAATTTGCAGTTTGATGCACTTAAAAACGAAGACACAGAGCATTAGTATGGTAAGCAACAAAACGCAACAGTGacttcctgaataaataaataatataataaatattgtatGGGTAATGTATTAAGTTACCTTATTGGTAGTTTATGCACAGCCTGGTtagatttacattaaaaatgatgGATAATATGTACATGTCTTTGTAGTAGTTGTACAATTACTAAGTTCAGTAGATGTTTTGGTGTTacagaacaacaaacagtattaaaaatatattttttttacttcaaaataataaaacaagcaaCAGTGTTAATTGTAGCAACTAAAGGAAATGAAGGTTTGAATTTTGGGAGAACAGGACTGATTAAAAGACTCAAAGAAACACTGAAGGACATAAATAACTCCAGAAGATGGCAGTAATGCAACAATAAGGATGCCAGCTAGCTAAACACTtactgaagaagaagacacacTGACTTACCTCATGCCTCAAATCGGTTGCGGAGCTGCCTGCATCATCCGCCGACCGAGCCAGGAACCGACGAGCAGAACCGGAGAAAAAAAATGGCGTTCACATTCGCGGCCTTTTGTTATATGCTTGCTCTGCTGCTGACGGCGGCGCTTATCTTCTTCGCTATCTGGCACGTAAGTACACATTTAGACAGTTTTAGACGAGGCGGTTGGCCTGCCGGTCCAACGGGGCTAGTAAAACTGGGTGAAAGAGCGAGGAAGCCCGGCGAAGACCGCGGCTAACGCAAGGCCAGCTTTTGTAGCCACATAGCGgggacgttttttttttacgtaGCTCGCCGCGGTTCTTGGCAACGTCTGAATGGAACGTATCCAAGCAAGCTCCATAGAAACGGCCGCGCGCCCACTGCTTGGTAAACGTTCTGGAACGCGTTCGTTCTAGAATGAATGGCTCACACCCAGCCGTTGGCTATGAGCTAAAGTTAGCccttaaaacacaaacactgttgtttttttctacacGTCATGTTATCATCATACTCTGTTTTCCACTGTTCACCGTCTATTAAACATAGTCTGACAACAGCAGACGCCTCTCATCTTTTCAGACTTGTCCAATAATCAGCGTTTAGTTAGTAGCTAGCCAGCTAGTTAGCAAGCTTAACCGCTAACAACGCTGCTGTCATCCGTTTTCTGGAGCCTTTACCAATTTCCCGACATGTCACATTTCTTCCGTTTTTCCCGATACTGTTGGTTAGGTTGTTAAAAGTTGAAACATTCACAGTGTAGATTGACAACTTAAACGTATCGCGACCATGACACAAAATGTCATATCGTTAACGTTACTCATTGATACTTTTGTCACATTTCTACAGTTAAGATGGGATTAAGTTAAGAACATTAGTTGGTCAAGAATACGAGAAGTCAGAACGAAAGTCTCAGtcagaaaagtaaaaatgacCATGAACAGGACCTGAAACATTAAACTGAGAAATGTCTTTGGTGTAACTAAGTAGCAGAGTAATAAAACAGGAATTGTTACACAAAATAAAGCACAGTGTACTAATGTTAGTTAATGAGTAACCTGTCAGTTGACAGTGGtgctgaaaaaaacactgaaacatccGGAAAATGAATATAAGATAATCTAAATAACCAGTCCATTGTTTAAGTAATTTGTCAACACACTTCCAAGTATTCTGTGATTCCAGGTTAGCtcctcaaatatgaggatttgcagcttttgtctgtttttatgcacttgtaaataaagtatatttgggttttggtcagtaagtcagacaaaacaagtattCACCTCGGGCTTTCTGAACTTGTGTTGGGtgttttttcactattttgctGACATCTTGCACACCaattcaaacatttattaatttaccCCCTCAAAAAAATATTGTAGTTGTAGTTGGTTACCATGGAGCATGAGGTGAATAGACAGTAAAATCAAGGCTGTGTCTGTGTTAACATTTTGTGGAAGCACCGAttgtcatccctacaatattgtcgcaATATCGATATTGAGGTATTTTGTTAAACTAtcttgatatttgattttgtctatATCCCCCAGCCATAGGCAAATATACATAACAATAACAGGGAGAGTTTGCTCTGTCAGTGCTGGAAAAGTGCTGCAGTACTTGTATAAAATATTGCACAGACAgactataataaaataaaaggaacGCTGCACTTAAAGACATTGTTGCTCTTCTTACACTTTGCTAAAATTACCACTTTATATTGAATTTCCCTCTGTACTTTGTTACATTGTGATCCTCTTATTCCTGCAGATAATAGCATTTGATGAGCTGAAGACTGATTACAAGAATCCTATAGATCAGTGTAACACTTTAAATCCGGTAAGTGACACCACCGTATCCGACACACCTTCCTTGCCTCTATGACTGCATGCTGATCTGCTCTGttgaaagatgttttatttactttaggATAACTTTTATCTGCCTATCTGTCTTTCTCGATCATTTCTCTGCACTGTTATGCTAAATAACCTGGCTGTTATGAATTCAGTGATCTTGTCCGCTGTCAAACTCTaatgcattttgttgttttgtttttcctaatctgctttttttttttttttttttaacactttgttAACGGCAAAAAGACAGTTGAAAAGGtcaaaaagattaaaagagtCAAAATTGCATTAAAGGTTTGTACCAATCTTTAAAATGCCCGCTCAGTTCAACTCAGTCTGCAGTCTTGTCATTTTGCACGGAGAAGTGTTTGCAAACGTCTTTTCAGTTAACTAATCTCAGAGTTCAGGCTAGAGTTCAGCTCGGGATTAGTCCACATGCCACCTGTGCCTCAagttttttactgtaatgtagtagttttttgggtttttttctttttgaatcttgatttttttttactttgggaGCATTTTTGACTGTTGTAGGTATCAAGAATATTAGTTGTCCTCTATTCTACAAACCTCAAAGTGCAGTTTTAAGAAATAAGCATTTACTGAAATACTGGATTGTGCTTCTATTGTCATGTTTCTACCTCATCAAACCAATTAAATTGGACTAATTGTGTCTTTTAAGATGTTTGTAAGCAACTTTTTTAGACATGCTGTTCATCAGAAGTGGGATAATAATATTCTCTCAGATGAAATATCCAGTGTTATCGACTGCTGATAAAGTATAGCTGTTAACTGAAAAGACTTGCAAATGCTCAAAACATGCATGATCTTTATTACGACCTTCCCTTTGTTTGCATATAGTGTTAAAAGTTACTTGTACAGTAAATTCACAGTAAACTCCGAAGGTCAGGTGGTAATTTGTCTTGTTGAGTTTGGGACTACAGTAATGTGTCACCAGGTCTACACACTGTCCTGACAAAGCTTTTACGTAACAGTATTCATAGTAATCGTATTAAATCATATCAATATCTCACAGTTCACCCGCAAGATGTAATAGGATCTAGCTTTTTTGAACAGTTGATACTTTGAGCTGGGGATCATGGCGCAAGGTGATGTCCGATTGGTGTTGGTGGAAATTGatttaatagttttaaatgaatctttttaataatttatattaCATATCAATCTCACTTTTCTACAAGGTGGAGGCTGCATTTTTGATTCGGCAATTAGCAGAAATAAGCTACTTTACAGTGTTGGCTCTAACTTCGTCACCTGTGGTTTGGAGCAGATGGCTGCAGAATCCCAACACTCTCCAGCTCAGCAATATTTGGGACCACTGATTGGTTAGCGATTTCACTAGTAGGAGGagtcatttctttttatttttttatttttttggttaaaaGCACAGATTCCTCCATCTCTAATCACTCCACAGTACAATCTGCAGTTTTGACCACGGCTAGTCTTTTTGCGTGTGGAACGCTAAGCGCAGTtggcacatatttttttttgtgctgtgagTTTTATATTTGGCAGAACAGTGCAGGATTTCAACACATTATGGCCCCCCTTTTTCCTGCACCTtcctcctcccacacacaccccTTACCTCTCCATCTGTGGGCTGTTGGTCGCCCCTACCCCTCCGccctctctgcttttttttttttttttttttttatttcctcgAATGCATGGCTTACATGTGGTGCCTCCATCTGCCCCCCTGAACCCCGCACCAGTTCAAACTCTTGTCAACCTGAGGCAGGCTGCTGCATCAACACTGCTAGTGCTCACAGCATGGTCCCTTCTCCAAGTGTGTTGCCCGGTCCGTTTGTCAGGAAGTTGGATGATCTGTAGGTTTGCCCTcactgcaaaagaaaatgttgatgttGAGATGCACAAACATTCTCCAGAGCAAGctgtgttttccctttttttttaacttgtggTCACACGTAATGATGCATGACATTATAAACAGGTTGGGAAATTAACCTTTTTTATCTACTTTCAGTTGTGTCTGGTAGATTTCTAAAACTCTACCAGTCACTCAGATGATTTACCACAGTTATAAGTTGGTGCTAAAGGCTAAAAGTGATACATGATTTGGCTGCGTTGCTCATTGTCAGACAGAGGACATCTGAGGGTTGTGCGTAAGCCTCAGCGTGGGAGCTTTGTGAAGGTCGGCCAAACGGGGGTCTTTTTATCCTCAGCGTTTTATGATTCACGATTTGCAGGTGGCAGGTCTTAATTTTCCACCCTGTTTATTGTGTTACACATTGTGCGTGAAAAAAGCACTCTTCATGTATTTTTACCTACAGTACGATGGCCACACTGCACAGAAATTTAAGaacatatattaaaataaaaagcattgTTAAAATACGAATCTCACTAGATCTCATGATTTGGACTCTGTGGAGCTGAGTCTTTAAATAGctcattttctctttgtaaaaaaaaaaaaaaggcctaatTTCCTTTGAGACTTGTCTaactttttttatattgtaatgtCTCTTGTGTGTTAACTTTATATTAGCCAACTTAAATTTATTCCATGTGCCTCCACACTTTGGTAACACAGAGTTTTGTGTGgacatatatatacattagTTAGTGGATCAGGCTTAAGAAGAGTTAGACTGCTGTATGTGGGtttttgacatgtttcttcaaTATTTCTCTTCACAGCTGGTGCTCCCAGAGTATCTCatccatttcttcttctgtgtgatGTTCTTCTGTGCGGCCGAGTGGCTCACCCTCTGTCTCAACTTACCGCTGCTGGCTTATCATGTCTGGAGGTGGGTATCTGACCTGAAAGAAATCATCCTTTCGTTTGAAAACTGCTGTCAGCGGAACTAAAAGCCATCAGTGTTACCTGATTGACTCGAACAACTacttttgttttactgtgttgCAGGTATATGAGCAGACCTGTGATGAGCTGTCCAGGACTCTACGACCCGACAACCATCATGAATGCTGACATCCTGGCGTACTGTCAAAAAGAAGGCTGGTGCAAACTGGCTTTCTACCTTCTGTCATTCTTCTACTATCTCTATGGGTACACAGTTATCTTTATTTCTCTGCCTTTAGTGTTTTGGTTCAATATTTAAAACACTTTAGTCCTAGCTGTACTATCTGGGGATGTCCAGTTTGTAATCGTGTGtattaatattgtattttctcGTCTATTCTTAACAGGATGATCTATGTTCTGGTGAGCTCTTAAACCGGGCAGTGAAGGAAAAGGACCTGCATGTACAGTAAGACAGCCAGACACTATGATCTTAGTGCTGGACACAGGACCTGCTGGAGACCACCGTTCAGCAACACAAGACGCCATTTCAAGCGGACAAACTCTCGaccctacacacaaacacacacatacacacacacagcacagtgtgtCATTTCGGAAACATTTAGCCCGTTTTAAGAGAATATCTCGGCCGCAGTGTGTTCCTCTCATAGCACTATAGTTTCAAAATTTTATGGAAAATACGGACAAACCTGAATggacaagcttttttttttttttttttttttttttgcccccctcctctttttatttttcatggtgTGTTGATATTGATGCTTggaatttaaataaagttttgttttttttcatcttggtTCACAACTTTTGAGTGTTTACAAATTAGGTAGACATTTTCAGGTGTGCACTATCTGTGCGAATCTAAGCTGTTTGCTAAACTgcattagcttttttttttttttttctgtgaattaGATTCTGGGCTTTTAACAGCAAATTTATACCTGCCACGTGACTCATTGCCATCACTACAACAAATAGCAATGTGCAAACCAGACTTGTGTTCTTGcttacagatatatatatataaataaatatatataaggtcttcaaatgaacattttggGACATGAACGTACAGAGAGGGCTGAATGGGTAGTTATCACTTAGTGAAGCGTGTT
It encodes the following:
- the cnih1 gene encoding protein cornichon homolog 1, whose amino-acid sequence is MAFTFAAFCYMLALLLTAALIFFAIWHIIAFDELKTDYKNPIDQCNTLNPLVLPEYLIHFFFCVMFFCAAEWLTLCLNLPLLAYHVWRYMSRPVMSCPGLYDPTTIMNADILAYCQKEGWCKLAFYLLSFFYYLYGMIYVLVSS